One stretch of Thermus filiformis DNA includes these proteins:
- a CDS encoding acetyl-CoA carboxylase carboxyltransferase subunit alpha: protein MPLEFERPIEELEARLAELKRTAESTGVDLEAEIRALEERLQRLKEETYRDLTPWQRVQLARVQGRPTTLDVLENVFTGFFELHGDRAFADDPAIVGGLALLEGQKVVVVGHQKGRDTKENLQRNFGMPHPEGYRKAMRMMDLADRFGLPFLAFIDTPGAYPGVSAEERGQAWVIAQSIQRMGRLRVPAVAVVLGEGGSGGALAIGVANRVLILENAWYSVISPESCAAILWRDAKEAPKAAQALKLTARDLLELGVVDRIVPEPLGGAHKDPGALYRTLKEALLETLRELSGLSPEELYQDRYRRFRRLGAWRED from the coding sequence ATGCCGCTGGAGTTTGAGCGCCCCATAGAGGAGCTCGAGGCCCGCCTGGCCGAGCTCAAGCGGACGGCCGAGTCCACGGGGGTGGACCTCGAGGCGGAGATCCGCGCCCTGGAGGAGCGGCTCCAGCGCCTCAAGGAGGAGACCTACCGGGACCTTACCCCCTGGCAGAGGGTCCAGCTGGCCCGCGTTCAGGGCCGGCCCACCACCTTGGACGTTTTAGAGAACGTCTTCACCGGCTTCTTTGAGCTCCACGGGGACCGGGCCTTCGCCGACGACCCGGCCATCGTGGGGGGGCTGGCCCTCCTGGAGGGGCAGAAGGTGGTGGTGGTAGGCCACCAGAAGGGCCGGGACACCAAGGAGAACCTCCAGCGCAACTTCGGCATGCCCCACCCCGAGGGGTACCGGAAGGCCATGCGGATGATGGACCTGGCGGACCGGTTCGGCCTCCCCTTCCTCGCCTTCATAGACACCCCGGGGGCCTACCCGGGGGTCTCGGCGGAGGAGCGGGGCCAGGCCTGGGTCATCGCCCAGAGCATCCAGCGGATGGGCCGCCTCCGGGTGCCCGCCGTGGCCGTGGTCCTGGGCGAGGGGGGAAGCGGAGGGGCCCTGGCCATCGGGGTGGCCAACCGGGTCCTCATCCTGGAGAACGCCTGGTACTCGGTGATCAGCCCCGAGTCCTGCGCGGCCATCCTCTGGCGGGACGCCAAGGAGGCCCCCAAGGCGGCCCAGGCCCTCAAGCTCACCGCCCGGGACCTTTTGGAGCTGGGGGTGGTGGACCGGATCGTCCCCGAGCCCCTGGGCGGGGCCCACAAGGACCCGGGGGCCCTCTACCGCACCCTGAAGGAGGCCCTTCTGGAGACCCTAAGGGAGCTTTCGGGCCTCTCCCCGGAAGAGCTCTACCAGGACCGGTACCGCCGCTTCCGCCGCCTGGGGGCCTGGCGGGAGGATTAA
- a CDS encoding M23 family metallopeptidase, protein MSRALVFLLGAAVGGGLALLLLLPRLSALGKEVAGLRGEVERLSFQLEAQRAENKALLEEARRAKEEVLRLKELLEKLKEKAGLPPEGQGGGQGLHASGWTEVHALALDLTLQAYEVEAALLRAREARAREGWLAERIALAARPGWPLAVPFRVSSPFGYRASPFGGGLEFHEGLDLAAPPGSPVLAVKEGVVEAAGPLGVYGLAVLLAHPDGYRTLYGHLEALAVRPGERVARGQVLGYVGSTGRSTGYHLHFGLYRDGVALDPWPYLLGGEAWR, encoded by the coding sequence GTGTCGCGGGCTCTGGTCTTCCTCCTGGGGGCGGCGGTGGGCGGGGGGCTGGCCCTTCTCCTTCTCCTTCCCCGCCTCTCGGCCCTGGGGAAGGAGGTGGCCGGGCTGAGGGGGGAGGTGGAGCGGCTTTCCTTCCAGCTCGAGGCCCAGCGGGCGGAGAACAAAGCCCTCCTGGAGGAGGCCCGGCGGGCCAAGGAGGAGGTTTTGCGGCTTAAGGAGCTTCTGGAGAAGCTGAAGGAGAAGGCGGGCCTTCCACCGGAAGGGCAGGGCGGGGGGCAGGGCCTCCATGCCTCGGGCTGGACGGAGGTGCACGCCCTGGCCCTGGACCTGACCCTCCAGGCCTACGAGGTGGAGGCCGCCCTTCTGCGGGCGCGGGAGGCCCGTGCCCGGGAGGGGTGGCTGGCCGAGCGGATCGCCCTGGCGGCGCGGCCCGGCTGGCCTTTGGCCGTCCCCTTCCGTGTCTCCTCCCCCTTCGGCTACCGGGCGAGCCCCTTCGGCGGCGGCCTGGAGTTCCACGAGGGCCTGGACCTGGCCGCCCCCCCGGGGAGCCCGGTCCTGGCGGTCAAGGAGGGGGTGGTGGAGGCGGCGGGGCCCTTGGGGGTGTACGGGCTTGCCGTCCTCCTCGCCCACCCGGACGGGTACCGGACCCTCTACGGCCACCTCGAGGCCCTCGCCGTCCGCCCCGGGGAGCGGGTGGCCCGGGGCCAGGTCCTGGGCTATGTGGGCTCCACCGGCCGCTCCACCGGCTACCACCTCCACTTCGGCCTTTACCGGGATGGGGTGGCCCTGGACCCCTGGCCTTATCTCTTAGGGGGTGAAGCGTGGCGCTAG
- the accD gene encoding acetyl-CoA carboxylase, carboxyltransferase subunit beta, with product MALERLFRRKKPQGGAKDVPELWTKCEACGAQLYKKEFLQNLKVCPRCGHHHRLSAGERVEMLADAGTFQETTRLAPLDPLGFVDTKPYAERLRAYQEETGRKDAILGGTCTIGGVPAVLLVMDYAFAGGSMGSVVGEEIARGAERAAEEGRALVVVAASGGARMQEAALSLMQMAKTVMTLDRVWEKRLPYVAVLTDPTTGGVTASFAALADVIFAEPGALIGFAGPRVIRQTIRQELPEGFQRSEFLLKHGMLDRVTDRRRLKEEVAHVLRLLHPEGRADAAGV from the coding sequence GTGGCGCTAGAACGGCTTTTCCGGCGCAAGAAGCCCCAGGGCGGGGCCAAGGACGTGCCCGAGCTCTGGACCAAGTGCGAGGCCTGTGGGGCCCAGCTTTACAAGAAGGAGTTCTTGCAAAACCTTAAGGTCTGTCCCCGGTGCGGCCACCACCACCGGCTTTCCGCCGGGGAGCGGGTGGAGATGCTAGCCGACGCCGGCACCTTCCAGGAGACCACCCGCCTCGCCCCCCTGGACCCCCTGGGCTTCGTGGACACCAAGCCCTACGCCGAGCGCCTCCGGGCCTACCAGGAGGAGACGGGGCGGAAGGACGCCATTTTGGGGGGCACCTGCACCATCGGGGGGGTGCCGGCGGTCCTCCTGGTCATGGACTACGCCTTCGCCGGGGGGTCCATGGGGAGCGTGGTGGGGGAGGAGATCGCCCGGGGGGCGGAAAGGGCGGCAGAGGAGGGGCGGGCCCTGGTCGTCGTGGCCGCCTCGGGGGGGGCCCGGATGCAGGAGGCGGCCCTCTCCCTCATGCAGATGGCCAAGACGGTCATGACCCTGGACCGGGTTTGGGAGAAGCGGCTTCCCTACGTGGCCGTCCTCACCGACCCCACCACCGGGGGGGTGACGGCCAGCTTCGCCGCCCTGGCGGACGTGATCTTCGCCGAGCCCGGGGCCCTCATCGGCTTTGCCGGCCCCCGGGTCATCCGCCAGACCATCCGCCAGGAGCTCCCCGAGGGGTTCCAGCGCTCGGAGTTCCTTCTGAAGCACGGCATGCTGGACCGGGTCACGGACCGCAGGCGGCTGAAGGAAGAGGTGGCCCACGTTCTGCGCCTGCTCCACCCGGAGGGGAGGGCGGATGCCGCTGGAGTTTGA
- a CDS encoding cold-shock protein, producing the protein MQKGRVKWFNAEKGYGFIEREGDTDVFVHFSAINAKGFRTLNEGDIVTFDVEPGKNGKGPQAVNVTVVEPARK; encoded by the coding sequence ATGCAGAAGGGTCGGGTCAAGTGGTTCAACGCGGAGAAGGGCTACGGGTTCATTGAGCGGGAAGGGGACACGGACGTCTTCGTCCACTTCAGCGCCATCAACGCCAAGGGCTTCCGCACCCTGAACGAGGGGGACATCGTCACCTTTGACGTGGAGCCCGGCAAGAACGGCAAGGGGCCCCAGGCGGTGAACGTCACCGTGGTGGAGCCCGCCCGCAAGTAA
- a CDS encoding ferredoxin: MPHVICEPCIGVKDQSCVEVCPVECIYDGGDQFYIHPEECIDCGACVPACPVNAIFPEEDVPEEWKSYIEKNRKLAGL; the protein is encoded by the coding sequence ATGCCGCACGTGATCTGTGAGCCCTGCATCGGAGTAAAGGACCAGTCCTGCGTGGAGGTTTGCCCCGTGGAGTGCATCTACGACGGGGGGGACCAGTTCTACATCCACCCCGAGGAGTGCATTGACTGCGGGGCCTGCGTGCCCGCCTGCCCCGTGAACGCCATCTTCCCCGAGGAGGACGTCCCCGAGGAGTGGAAGTCCTACATTGAGAAGAACCGCAAGCTGGCGGGGCTTTAA
- a CDS encoding GNAT family N-acetyltransferase, producing the protein MEGMRLVSVHFRPLTLEDAPLVHALYRESPAYFALIGMEIPALEDVVREISALAQDPRRRACLIQAHGEPVGYLDYKLHYPEEDAATLSLLLIRENLQGNGLGQAALAHLEEALAGSVRRLYAVVYGQNPRARRFFQAQGYRFVKDGGPPLAWYAKELKAP; encoded by the coding sequence ATGGAGGGGATGCGGCTGGTATCCGTCCACTTCCGCCCGCTGACCCTGGAGGACGCCCCCCTGGTCCACGCCCTCTACCGGGAAAGCCCCGCCTACTTCGCCCTGATCGGGATGGAGATCCCCGCCCTCGAGGACGTGGTGCGGGAGATCAGCGCCCTGGCCCAGGACCCCAGGCGGCGGGCCTGCCTGATCCAGGCCCACGGGGAGCCGGTGGGCTACCTGGACTACAAGCTCCACTACCCGGAGGAGGACGCGGCCACCCTGAGCCTCCTCCTGATCCGGGAAAACCTCCAGGGGAACGGGCTGGGCCAGGCGGCCCTGGCCCATCTGGAGGAGGCCTTGGCGGGAAGCGTCCGGCGGCTCTACGCGGTGGTCTACGGGCAAAACCCCCGGGCCCGGCGCTTCTTCCAGGCCCAGGGGTACCGGTTCGTCAAGGACGGGGGGCCGCCCCTTGCCTGGTACGCCAAGGAGCTTAAGGCCCCCTAA
- a CDS encoding aminotransferase class V-fold PLP-dependent enzyme, which translates to MLLTPGPTPIHPDVQKALLSPMRGHLDPEVLAVNRAIQERLRILFDPGEGGLVAALAGSGSLGMEAAFANLAEGPVLVLETGTFSARMAEMSRAHGLETDLLSFPPGEPARLEALKEALRRKRYRLVAAVHGETSTGVLNPVEEMGPLVEEAGALFMVDAVTTLGMLPFSMRRIRADYAFTGSQKCLSAPPGLAPFALSSKGRALLRGGRAWYVDFARVAEHWERGGYHHTTPVLLHYALLAALDRALAEGVEARARRARRVFAWLLEELTGRGFSLYPKESPLPTVLVVRPPRGVEAEALRAALHQEGYTVAGGIGPTRGEVLRLGLMGEQADEEVYRGFLEALDRVLQRRKTRA; encoded by the coding sequence ATGCTTCTGACCCCCGGACCCACCCCCATCCACCCGGACGTGCAAAAGGCCCTTCTCTCCCCCATGCGGGGGCACCTGGACCCGGAGGTCCTGGCGGTCAACCGGGCCATCCAGGAACGGCTCCGAATTCTGTTTGACCCGGGCGAGGGCGGCCTGGTGGCGGCCCTGGCGGGCTCGGGCAGCCTGGGCATGGAGGCGGCTTTCGCCAACCTGGCGGAGGGGCCGGTCCTGGTCCTAGAGACGGGGACTTTCTCGGCCCGCATGGCGGAGATGAGCCGGGCCCACGGCCTAGAGACCGACCTCCTCTCCTTTCCCCCCGGGGAGCCGGCCCGCCTCGAGGCCCTGAAGGAGGCCCTTAGGAGGAAGCGGTACCGGCTGGTGGCCGCCGTCCACGGGGAGACGAGCACCGGGGTGCTGAACCCGGTGGAGGAGATGGGGCCTTTGGTGGAGGAGGCGGGGGCGCTCTTCATGGTGGACGCGGTGACCACCTTGGGGATGCTCCCCTTCTCCATGCGGCGCATCCGGGCCGACTACGCCTTCACGGGGAGCCAGAAGTGCCTCTCGGCCCCGCCGGGCCTGGCCCCCTTCGCCCTCTCTTCCAAGGGGCGGGCCCTCCTGCGGGGCGGCCGGGCCTGGTACGTGGACTTCGCCCGGGTGGCGGAGCACTGGGAGCGGGGCGGGTACCACCACACCACCCCCGTCCTCCTCCACTACGCCCTTTTGGCCGCCCTGGACCGGGCCCTTGCCGAGGGGGTGGAGGCGCGGGCCCGCCGGGCGCGCCGGGTCTTCGCCTGGCTTCTGGAGGAGCTCACCGGAAGGGGCTTCTCCCTCTACCCCAAGGAGAGCCCCCTGCCCACCGTCCTGGTGGTCCGGCCGCCCCGGGGGGTGGAGGCGGAGGCCCTGAGGGCGGCCCTCCACCAGGAGGGGTACACGGTGGCCGGCGGGATCGGCCCCACCCGGGGGGAGGTGCTGCGGCTGGGCCTCATGGGGGAGCAGGCGGACGAGGAGGTCTACCGGGGCTTCCTCGAGGCCCTGGACCGGGTGCTTCAGCGCAGGAAGACCAGGGCGTAG
- a CDS encoding DnaJ C-terminal domain-containing protein: MKDYYAILGVRRDATQEEIKRAYRRLALEYHPDKHPGNKEMEERFKEINEAYAVLSDPEKRAAYDRGQEVGEFSWADLFSLFEEVFGARPARTPRGEDLEAEVEVELKDLLTGKEAEVEYGRLVFCPDCQGAGGSRVVCPSCGGRGVVETYRQGLFGAFVQRSTCPHCRGQGYVLKEVCRTCGGRGRVSRKEVLKVRVPPGMDERALLRVPGMGNLGPGGPGDLYVRLRVRPHPELEREGPHLLYRLKLGLAQAALGTRVEVPGLEGPIPLEIPPGTGPGEVFELEGAGLPLPKGGRGSLRVVTEIQVPKKLSPKARDLLRAYAEEVGESVLPEGLWDRLRRGFKR, from the coding sequence GTGAAGGACTACTACGCCATCCTCGGCGTGAGAAGGGACGCCACCCAGGAGGAGATCAAGCGGGCCTACCGGCGGCTCGCCCTGGAGTACCACCCGGACAAGCACCCGGGGAACAAGGAGATGGAGGAGCGGTTTAAGGAGATCAACGAGGCCTACGCCGTCCTCTCCGACCCCGAGAAGCGGGCCGCCTACGACCGGGGCCAGGAGGTGGGGGAGTTCTCCTGGGCCGACCTCTTCAGCCTCTTTGAAGAGGTCTTCGGCGCACGGCCCGCCCGCACCCCCCGGGGGGAGGACCTGGAGGCGGAGGTGGAGGTGGAGCTCAAGGACCTCCTCACCGGGAAGGAGGCGGAGGTGGAGTACGGCCGGCTGGTCTTCTGCCCGGACTGCCAGGGGGCGGGGGGAAGCCGGGTGGTCTGCCCCAGCTGCGGGGGAAGGGGGGTGGTGGAGACCTACCGGCAGGGCCTCTTCGGGGCCTTCGTCCAGCGGTCCACCTGCCCCCACTGCCGGGGCCAGGGGTACGTCCTCAAGGAGGTCTGCCGCACCTGCGGGGGGAGGGGCCGGGTGAGCCGGAAGGAGGTCCTGAAGGTCCGGGTGCCCCCGGGGATGGACGAGCGGGCCCTCCTCCGGGTCCCGGGGATGGGCAACCTGGGCCCCGGCGGGCCGGGGGACCTGTACGTCCGCCTGCGGGTCCGGCCCCACCCCGAGCTGGAGCGGGAAGGCCCCCACCTCCTCTACCGGCTCAAGCTCGGCCTGGCCCAGGCCGCCCTGGGGACCCGGGTGGAGGTGCCGGGCCTCGAGGGCCCCATCCCCCTGGAGATCCCGCCCGGGACCGGCCCGGGGGAGGTGTTTGAGCTGGAGGGGGCGGGCCTCCCCCTGCCCAAAGGCGGCCGGGGGAGCCTGCGGGTGGTGACGGAGATCCAGGTGCCCAAGAAGCTCTCCCCCAAGGCCCGGGACCTCCTGCGGGCCTACGCGGAGGAGGTGGGGGAAAGCGTCCTCCCCGAGGGGCTGTGGGACCGGCTGAGGCGGGGCTTCAAAAGGTGA
- the ispD gene encoding 2-C-methyl-D-erythritol 4-phosphate cytidylyltransferase produces the protein MEVSVLLPAAGLGERLGRGPKAFVRVGGRTLLDWALETFSFADEVLVALPPGYRMEDRGRVRYLEGGPTRQESVARLLEEASAPMVLVHDVARPFASRDLALRVLEKARAFGAAVPVLPVPDTLVEAVGEEYGPALPRERLRLVQTPQGFFTALLREAHAYARKKGFQATDDAQLVRALGYPVALVEGEARAFKLTYPQDLALAEALVWSG, from the coding sequence GTGGAGGTTTCGGTGCTCCTGCCCGCCGCCGGCCTGGGGGAGAGGCTCGGCCGGGGGCCCAAGGCCTTCGTGCGGGTGGGGGGGAGGACGCTTCTGGACTGGGCTTTGGAGACCTTCTCCTTCGCGGACGAGGTCCTGGTGGCCCTTCCCCCCGGGTACCGGATGGAGGACCGGGGGCGGGTGCGCTACCTCGAGGGGGGGCCCACCCGGCAGGAGAGCGTGGCCCGGCTTCTGGAGGAGGCGAGCGCCCCCATGGTCCTGGTCCATGACGTGGCCCGCCCCTTCGCCAGCCGGGATTTGGCCCTGAGGGTCCTGGAGAAGGCCCGGGCCTTTGGGGCGGCGGTGCCCGTCCTGCCCGTCCCGGACACCCTGGTGGAGGCGGTGGGGGAGGAGTACGGGCCCGCCCTTCCCCGGGAGCGGCTCCGGCTGGTCCAGACCCCCCAGGGCTTCTTCACCGCCCTTCTGCGGGAGGCCCACGCCTACGCGAGGAAGAAGGGCTTCCAGGCCACGGACGACGCCCAGCTGGTCCGGGCCCTGGGCTACCCGGTGGCCCTGGTGGAGGGGGAGGCGCGGGCCTTCAAGCTCACCTACCCCCAGGACCTGGCCCTGGCGGAGGCCCTGGTATGGAGCGGCTAG
- a CDS encoding NTP transferase domain-containing protein, whose amino-acid sequence MDAIVLAGGREAWAGGPKALYPYRGRLLADWVLAALKEAGLRVVYVGEDRGLSVRPDLVLPDQGGILENLASALPHTEGRVLVATADLPHLTREAVEYVLAHDPGSALVYTIVPKEAVEARFPGSKRTYARLREGVFTGGNLLLLDRVLFERALPLARKVVALRKNPLALARLVGLDVLLLLLLGRLSLRHLEARAQRILGLEARALVVPYAEVGVDLDRPEVS is encoded by the coding sequence ATGGACGCGATCGTGCTCGCCGGGGGCCGGGAGGCGTGGGCCGGGGGGCCCAAGGCCCTTTACCCGTACAGAGGCCGCCTCCTGGCGGACTGGGTGCTGGCGGCCCTGAAGGAGGCGGGGCTCCGGGTGGTCTACGTGGGGGAGGACCGGGGGCTTTCCGTCCGGCCGGACCTGGTCCTCCCCGACCAGGGGGGGATCCTGGAGAACCTGGCCTCCGCCCTTCCCCACACCGAAGGCCGCGTTCTGGTGGCCACCGCCGACCTTCCCCACCTGACGCGGGAGGCGGTGGAGTACGTCCTGGCCCATGACCCGGGGTCGGCCCTGGTCTACACCATCGTCCCCAAGGAGGCGGTGGAGGCCCGCTTTCCCGGCTCCAAGAGGACCTACGCCCGGCTCCGGGAGGGGGTGTTCACCGGGGGGAACCTCCTCCTCCTGGACCGGGTCCTCTTTGAGCGGGCCCTTCCCCTGGCCCGGAAGGTGGTGGCCCTGAGGAAAAACCCCCTGGCCCTAGCCCGGCTCGTGGGGCTGGACGTCCTTTTGCTCCTCCTTCTGGGGCGGCTTTCCCTCCGCCACCTCGAGGCCCGGGCCCAGAGGATCCTGGGCCTCGAGGCCCGGGCCCTGGTGGTCCCCTACGCGGAGGTGGGGGTGGACCTGGACCGGCCTGAGGTAAGCTAG
- a CDS encoding PEGA domain-containing protein, translating to MRKLLWTLYAAFGALALAQQISPQGIIVNPVPTDLKVKVWVDKDPAKRGQAVYQVGEPIFIYVNVNQDAYVYLFNINADGRIDPILPNAYERDNFLRAGETRRFPPEGARYRYTVTGPEGQDRILAVASKRPLSLQQILDVERGRVLVQGAEGLARALSIVVEPLPAKDWVTDVAFYFVGRVPPSTPGRATLEVDSSPRGAEVLLDGRSVGRTPVTLETTPGRHEVEVRLSGYQTFKTTVNPRPGERVRLFAQLVPEARTGFLYVNSTPQGAEVYVSGELRGRTPLSLSLPEGSYAVELRLADHEPYRATVRVERGRESRLEVRLTPIPKTGTLSLDSLPQGAEVYVNGALVGRTPLSLSLAEGRHEVRLALPGYGEYRAQVEVRRNETTRLFVQLVPVRAVVELYLNAEARVFLDGEEVGLAKGGYLRFEAPFGRHELTLVAPGYRTLVQTLDLYGNQTLRFTLSPL from the coding sequence ATGAGGAAGCTTCTTTGGACCCTGTACGCGGCCTTTGGGGCCCTGGCCCTGGCGCAACAGATCTCCCCCCAGGGCATCATCGTCAACCCGGTCCCCACCGATCTGAAGGTCAAGGTCTGGGTGGACAAGGACCCCGCCAAGCGGGGCCAGGCGGTCTACCAGGTGGGGGAGCCCATCTTCATCTACGTGAACGTCAACCAGGACGCCTACGTCTACCTCTTCAACATCAACGCGGACGGGCGGATTGACCCCATCCTGCCCAACGCCTACGAGCGGGACAACTTCCTCCGCGCAGGGGAAACCCGGCGCTTCCCCCCGGAAGGGGCCCGGTACCGCTACACGGTGACCGGCCCCGAGGGGCAGGACCGGATCCTGGCCGTGGCCAGCAAGCGCCCCCTCTCCCTCCAGCAGATCCTGGACGTGGAGCGGGGCCGGGTCCTGGTCCAGGGGGCGGAGGGCCTGGCCCGGGCGCTCTCCATCGTGGTGGAGCCCCTGCCGGCCAAGGACTGGGTGACGGACGTGGCCTTTTACTTCGTGGGCCGCGTCCCGCCCTCCACCCCGGGAAGGGCCACCTTGGAGGTGGACTCCTCCCCCCGGGGGGCGGAGGTCCTTTTGGACGGCCGCTCGGTGGGCAGGACGCCCGTGACCCTGGAGACCACCCCCGGCCGGCACGAGGTGGAGGTCCGGCTTTCCGGTTACCAGACCTTCAAGACCACGGTGAACCCTAGGCCCGGGGAGCGGGTGCGCCTCTTCGCCCAGCTCGTCCCCGAGGCCCGGACCGGCTTCCTCTACGTGAACTCCACCCCCCAGGGGGCGGAGGTCTACGTCTCGGGCGAGCTCCGGGGCCGCACCCCCCTTTCCCTAAGCCTCCCCGAGGGGAGCTACGCCGTGGAGCTCCGCCTGGCGGACCACGAGCCCTACCGGGCCACCGTCCGGGTGGAGCGGGGGCGGGAGAGCCGCCTCGAGGTCCGCCTCACCCCCATTCCCAAGACGGGCACCCTGAGCCTGGACTCCCTGCCCCAGGGGGCGGAGGTCTACGTGAACGGCGCCCTGGTGGGCCGCACCCCGCTTTCCTTGAGCCTGGCCGAGGGCCGGCACGAGGTGCGCCTGGCCCTTCCCGGCTACGGCGAGTACCGGGCCCAGGTGGAGGTGCGCCGCAACGAGACCACCCGCCTCTTCGTCCAGCTCGTCCCGGTGCGGGCGGTGGTGGAGCTTTACCTGAACGCGGAGGCCCGGGTCTTCCTGGACGGGGAGGAGGTGGGGCTGGCCAAGGGCGGGTACCTGCGGTTTGAGGCCCCCTTCGGCCGCCACGAGCTCACCCTGGTGGCCCCCGGGTACCGGACCCTGGTCCAGACCCTGGACCTTTACGGGAACCAGACCCTCCGCTTCACCCTGAGCCCCCTCTGA
- the uppP gene encoding undecaprenyl-diphosphatase UppP: MVSWPLVSAWEAILLGVVEGLTEYLPVSSTGHLTLLAHALGLDLEHDPFLKSFVIAIQLGAILAVLLLYWRRFARDLEAWKRILAAFLPTALVGFLLYRLIKDVILGKDWIVVLALFLVGLLLLFADRALAGRARYQDLDELPLKDAFWVGVFQSLAAVFPGTSRSGITIFGGLLLGLRRKAAAEMSFLLAVPTMLAATGYDLLRSARDLPQEGYGLLALGFLAALLTALATVRLMLALVERLGFAPFAYYRMALALVYALVFLR; this comes from the coding sequence ATGGTATCATGGCCCCTCGTGAGCGCCTGGGAAGCGATCCTGCTGGGGGTGGTGGAGGGGCTCACCGAGTACCTCCCCGTCTCCTCCACCGGCCACCTGACCCTTCTGGCCCACGCCCTGGGGCTGGACCTGGAGCACGACCCCTTCCTGAAGAGCTTCGTCATCGCCATCCAGCTGGGGGCGATTTTGGCCGTCCTCCTCCTGTACTGGAGGCGGTTCGCCCGGGACCTGGAGGCCTGGAAGCGGATCCTGGCCGCCTTCCTGCCCACCGCCCTCGTGGGCTTCCTCCTCTACCGGCTGATCAAGGACGTGATCCTGGGCAAGGACTGGATCGTGGTCCTGGCCCTCTTCCTGGTGGGCCTCCTCCTCCTCTTTGCCGACCGGGCCCTGGCGGGCCGGGCCCGGTACCAGGACCTGGACGAACTCCCCCTCAAGGACGCCTTCTGGGTGGGGGTTTTCCAGAGCCTGGCCGCGGTCTTCCCCGGGACGAGCCGGAGCGGGATCACCATCTTTGGAGGGCTTCTTCTGGGCCTGAGGCGGAAGGCGGCGGCGGAGATGAGCTTCCTCCTGGCCGTGCCCACCATGCTGGCCGCCACGGGCTACGACCTTCTGCGAAGCGCCCGGGACCTCCCCCAGGAGGGGTACGGCCTCTTGGCGCTCGGCTTCCTAGCCGCCCTGCTCACCGCCTTGGCCACGGTGCGGCTCATGCTGGCCCTGGTGGAGCGGCTGGGCTTCGCCCCCTTCGCCTACTACCGGATGGCCCTGGCCCTGGTCTACGCCCTGGTCTTCCTGCGCTGA
- the ispE gene encoding 4-(cytidine 5'-diphospho)-2-C-methyl-D-erythritol kinase, with protein sequence MERLAPAKVNLGLSVLGRRPDGYHELHTVFAQVSVGDRVRLEPIPEGVEFKGKYGKRNLVYRAAVLYLEAAGWPGGVRIELEKELPEAAGLGGGSSDAAAVLLMLQELYPAEVDLFPLALSLGADVPFFLLGGVAEARGVGEALRPLKAPRVPVVLFYGGPRLPTPRVYAEVKPHDYREPLDVEAILAALAEGEPPYWNSLEGPAFRLRPELQEVKRRMRGLGLRGVLMSGSGSSFFGLASSLEEAQEAARALRPFGWARAGWLG encoded by the coding sequence ATGGAGCGGCTAGCCCCAGCCAAGGTCAACCTGGGCCTTTCCGTCCTGGGCCGCCGCCCGGACGGCTACCATGAGCTGCACACCGTCTTCGCCCAGGTGAGCGTGGGGGACCGGGTGCGCCTCGAGCCCATCCCCGAGGGGGTGGAGTTCAAGGGGAAGTACGGGAAGAGGAACCTGGTCTACCGGGCCGCCGTCCTCTACCTGGAGGCCGCGGGCTGGCCCGGGGGGGTGCGGATTGAGCTGGAGAAGGAGCTCCCGGAGGCGGCGGGCCTGGGCGGGGGGAGCTCGGACGCGGCGGCGGTCCTCCTCATGCTCCAAGAGCTCTACCCGGCGGAGGTAGACCTCTTCCCTTTGGCCCTTTCCCTGGGGGCGGACGTGCCCTTCTTCCTCCTGGGGGGGGTGGCGGAGGCCCGGGGGGTGGGGGAGGCCCTCCGCCCCCTGAAGGCCCCCCGGGTGCCGGTGGTCCTCTTCTACGGGGGGCCCCGGCTTCCCACCCCCAGGGTCTACGCGGAGGTGAAGCCCCATGACTACCGCGAGCCCCTGGACGTGGAGGCCATCCTGGCGGCGCTGGCCGAGGGCGAACCCCCCTACTGGAACAGCCTGGAGGGGCCGGCCTTCCGCCTTCGGCCCGAGCTTCAGGAGGTCAAGCGGAGGATGCGGGGCTTGGGCCTGCGGGGGGTGCTGATGAGCGGTTCCGGGAGCAGCTTCTTCGGCCTGGCCTCCTCCCTCGAGGAGGCCCAGGAGGCGGCGCGGGCCCTTAGGCCCTTCGGCTGGGCCCGGGCGGGGTGGTTGGGATGA